The following coding sequences lie in one Microbacterium sp. XT11 genomic window:
- a CDS encoding putative Ig domain-containing protein codes for MSALSMRGRLAALAALALSATGLVVAAPAAAATTITVTSTADADANDACSTPSVVVTATPVTLRNALCVAGNLGGTTTIEVPQGTYPLTSGALELRGGAGTDVTLSASGGRATIVGDGSSQLLAIDPGLTGGISVEIVGFGFEGGRDSVYGGGAIIGGAAGAPADTLIVRDSVFRDNASLSGTAGPGGAIQFIGGDLTITGSTFRDNDAGTSSGGAVYYEARMPGDDLVVSGSTFTGNRVRSESGIEAGGGAIAYSTNGVGSVEITRSLFDRNIADGTGGPAVGGAIHQVQGPAVVSGSVFTANSATGGAAGGGAIHATAGALSARFSSFAGNTGAAAVRSDPGAAATVTHDWWGCVSGPGTPGCDSVALSTGSATPFLTLTASSGDPTLTTGETTTVTASLLTDSAGDPVDPASLSAFDGRLVGWSGAAPAGSSVAPSTSVMSGGVATATFTAGSTPGVGGVTAALGGASVTLPLTVAQDAVFTSPGTAGAVVGQAFSFTVTATGFPEPTVSLVSGSLPPGLAVSPTGSTATISGVPLEGSGGSYPLVFAADNGATRVQQTVTIEVGAVPAFTGPVTATVAEGEAVDVVVSASGAPAPSLSAQGELPAGLSLHDNGDGTAQLSGVPSVSPGTHAFTLVAVNAVGSTSAEFTLTITSQPRFESADSATFTAGAAGVFPVIVAPGYPATGPVTISADAPPWLSLSGPQGAQQLVGTPPAGSGGTMAFTLSVDGVDGPVTQPFTLTVHEAPVVTLQPQAASVLVGTDAVFTASASGHPTPSVQWERRVDGLWTPISGATADTLTLHAAIDDDGALVRAVFTNAAGAVATEPATLTVGEPPVLDPVPEVRVLAGAPVIVHLVSTGTPVSALTAAELPAWLSFTDAGDGTAELSGTPALADAGTVRVAVTATNGFGTAQTTVRIVISAEVPLPDALPSSSDGSLGGVPATVTRGQRLQVTGDGFLPGATVALGIYSTPTALATAVAGDDGSFSATVTVPADQSLGAHTIAASGIGDDGAARLLASGTTVQATGSTGGGSTGGGSTGGGSTGGGSTGGGSTGGAQTGGAAEVPSASTVDQLGATGLDATATIALMAVAVLAVLGGLVLVLRGIRRRR; via the coding sequence ATGTCTGCCCTGTCCATGCGTGGCCGCCTCGCCGCGCTCGCTGCCCTCGCGCTCTCCGCCACGGGGCTCGTGGTGGCCGCTCCGGCCGCAGCCGCCACGACCATCACGGTGACGAGCACCGCAGACGCCGACGCCAACGACGCGTGCTCCACGCCGTCCGTCGTCGTGACCGCCACGCCCGTCACGCTCCGCAACGCGCTGTGCGTCGCCGGCAACCTCGGCGGCACGACGACGATCGAGGTGCCACAGGGAACGTATCCGCTCACGTCCGGAGCACTGGAGCTCCGCGGAGGCGCGGGGACCGACGTCACGCTCTCCGCATCGGGCGGACGCGCGACCATCGTCGGCGACGGCAGCTCGCAGCTGCTCGCCATCGACCCGGGCCTCACCGGCGGCATCTCGGTCGAGATCGTCGGCTTCGGCTTCGAGGGCGGGCGTGACTCCGTCTACGGCGGCGGCGCGATCATCGGAGGAGCCGCGGGCGCGCCGGCCGACACGCTGATCGTGCGCGACAGCGTCTTCCGCGACAACGCATCGCTGTCGGGCACGGCGGGCCCTGGCGGGGCGATCCAGTTCATCGGCGGCGACCTCACCATCACCGGATCGACCTTCAGGGACAACGACGCGGGCACCTCCTCAGGCGGGGCCGTGTACTACGAGGCGCGGATGCCGGGCGACGATCTCGTCGTCAGCGGGTCGACCTTCACCGGCAATCGCGTTCGGTCGGAATCCGGGATCGAGGCGGGCGGAGGGGCGATCGCCTACTCCACCAACGGCGTCGGCTCCGTCGAAATCACACGGAGCCTCTTCGACCGCAACATCGCCGACGGCACCGGCGGGCCTGCGGTCGGCGGCGCGATCCACCAGGTGCAGGGGCCGGCCGTGGTGTCGGGGAGCGTCTTCACCGCCAACTCGGCCACAGGCGGCGCGGCAGGAGGCGGTGCCATCCACGCCACGGCTGGCGCGCTCTCCGCGCGGTTCAGCTCCTTCGCCGGCAACACCGGCGCGGCGGCCGTCCGCTCCGATCCGGGAGCCGCGGCGACCGTCACCCACGACTGGTGGGGCTGCGTGTCGGGACCGGGGACTCCTGGCTGCGACTCCGTCGCGCTCAGCACCGGCTCGGCCACGCCGTTCCTCACGCTCACCGCATCCTCAGGTGACCCGACACTCACGACCGGCGAGACCACCACGGTCACCGCGTCGCTCCTCACCGACTCCGCCGGCGACCCCGTCGACCCTGCATCCCTCAGCGCCTTCGACGGGCGCCTCGTTGGCTGGAGCGGCGCCGCGCCTGCGGGTTCCAGCGTCGCCCCGAGCACGAGCGTCATGAGCGGCGGCGTCGCCACAGCCACGTTCACGGCCGGATCCACACCGGGCGTCGGCGGGGTCACGGCCGCGCTGGGCGGCGCCTCCGTCACGCTCCCCTTGACCGTGGCGCAGGATGCCGTCTTCACGAGTCCCGGCACCGCCGGCGCTGTCGTGGGCCAGGCCTTCAGCTTCACCGTCACGGCCACCGGGTTTCCGGAACCGACGGTGTCGCTCGTCTCCGGCAGCCTGCCGCCGGGGCTCGCCGTGTCGCCGACCGGAAGCACCGCGACGATCTCGGGCGTGCCGCTCGAGGGCTCGGGAGGCTCTTACCCGCTCGTGTTCGCGGCCGACAACGGCGCCACTCGCGTGCAGCAGACCGTGACGATCGAGGTCGGAGCCGTCCCCGCCTTCACCGGTCCTGTGACCGCAACCGTGGCCGAGGGTGAGGCGGTCGACGTCGTGGTCTCGGCATCCGGAGCACCCGCGCCGTCGCTGTCGGCGCAGGGCGAGCTGCCCGCCGGGCTCTCGCTGCACGACAACGGCGACGGCACGGCGCAGCTGTCGGGAGTCCCGTCCGTGTCCCCCGGCACTCATGCCTTCACGCTCGTCGCCGTGAACGCCGTCGGCAGCACCTCCGCGGAGTTCACGCTCACGATCACGTCGCAGCCGCGCTTCGAAAGCGCCGACAGCGCGACGTTCACGGCCGGTGCCGCCGGAGTGTTCCCGGTGATCGTCGCTCCGGGCTACCCGGCCACCGGACCCGTCACGATCTCGGCTGACGCGCCGCCGTGGCTTTCGCTCTCCGGCCCGCAGGGCGCGCAGCAGCTCGTCGGCACGCCTCCGGCCGGTTCGGGGGGCACCATGGCCTTCACGCTGTCGGTCGACGGAGTCGACGGACCCGTCACGCAGCCGTTCACGCTCACGGTCCACGAGGCGCCCGTGGTGACGCTCCAGCCTCAGGCGGCCAGCGTGCTCGTCGGGACGGATGCCGTGTTCACGGCGTCCGCGAGCGGTCACCCCACGCCGTCCGTGCAGTGGGAACGCCGGGTCGACGGCCTCTGGACGCCCATCTCCGGAGCCACGGCCGACACCCTCACGCTGCACGCCGCGATCGACGACGACGGAGCGCTCGTCCGGGCGGTGTTCACGAACGCCGCCGGAGCGGTGGCCACCGAGCCCGCGACGCTCACCGTCGGCGAGCCGCCCGTGCTCGACCCGGTGCCCGAGGTGCGCGTGCTCGCCGGAGCCCCGGTGATCGTGCACCTCGTGAGCACCGGAACCCCGGTCAGCGCCCTCACCGCCGCCGAGCTGCCCGCGTGGCTGTCGTTCACCGACGCCGGCGACGGGACCGCCGAGCTCAGCGGCACCCCGGCTCTCGCCGACGCGGGAACCGTGCGCGTCGCCGTGACCGCGACCAACGGATTCGGCACCGCTCAGACCACCGTCCGTATCGTCATCTCAGCGGAGGTCCCGCTCCCCGATGCTCTGCCGTCGTCGTCCGACGGATCGCTCGGCGGCGTCCCGGCGACGGTGACCCGCGGGCAGCGGCTGCAGGTCACCGGCGACGGCTTCCTGCCCGGGGCGACCGTCGCGCTCGGCATCTACTCCACCCCGACCGCGCTCGCGACCGCGGTCGCCGGCGACGACGGCTCGTTCTCGGCCACGGTAACGGTCCCCGCCGACCAGAGCCTCGGCGCGCACACCATCGCGGCCTCGGGCATCGGCGACGACGGTGCGGCCCGACTCCTCGCGTCCGGCACGACCGTGCAGGCCACTGGTTCCACCGGCGGAGGCTCCACCGGAGGCGGTTCCACCGGCGGAGGCTCGACCGGAGGCGGATCCACCGGCGGCGGTTCCACCGGCGGAGCGCAGACCGGCGGTGCCGCAGAGGTCCCCTCGGCCTCCACGGTCGATCAGCTCGGAGCGACGGGACTCGACGCCACCGCGACCATCGCGCTCATGGCCGTTGCCGTGCTCGCGGTGCTCGGCGGACTCGTGCTCGTGCTGCGCGGCATCCGTCGGCGGCGCTGA
- a CDS encoding DUF6049 family protein: MTATTPENGFRARLRRVASGTAVFAIALGACAVAVPSAASAADAADPASVELAVTIGANGTVTQGAGASASVSVHNDAESELSGGHVVIELNRTPLPDAAAVTSWLDDEKGVESGFTPLASDATAAVDAGATATASVPIAPEALADLTPGVYPLRAELSGATTGTGDDAESAHATATSVLVVAAGPRPQVTVLVPITATPEGGSLLTRDELIELTAPDGDLTAQLEGVSGTSAVLAIDPSIPAAIRALGTSAPTRVAEWLDQLDALPNERFALQFGDADATTQAQANLPALLQPTTLVPLLDPANFQPQPGAATEAPAATPTPTPSAGPQLPDDQTLMAIDGATPGILWPRQGATADDLTRFAAYVGGSVTTVLPSTAFTEVSGGHVAVGEHDVLVTDAAASEALSDAAAEPESGARARSLAAAGAYLFFASQASGGAPLLVGLDRDDDRSATALRDAISAVDSPGVGLASLRSTPAAPATLSGDAGDARGASLQVLLAEESQLAAFSSILEEPQVLLSPERIRILRVIAVGSSTKRFDADVSEHRATTRETLRAVEIPQSSTIQLLTANADLPFQVRNDLPWPVTVRLSVAPTDPRLEVQSVTPAVIPANTNTRVKVPVSARVGSGELDLRLALFSPTGVELGDRQTVRVAVRAEWEGIGLTVFGALIVILVGLGVVRTVRRKRREADEAADEESGTAGHDRGVE, translated from the coding sequence ATGACCGCGACCACCCCCGAGAACGGCTTCCGTGCGCGCCTTCGACGCGTGGCGAGCGGAACCGCGGTCTTCGCGATCGCTCTCGGCGCGTGCGCGGTGGCTGTGCCCTCGGCGGCATCCGCCGCTGACGCCGCCGATCCGGCATCCGTCGAGCTCGCGGTCACCATCGGCGCGAACGGCACCGTCACGCAGGGCGCAGGCGCGAGCGCCTCGGTGAGCGTGCACAACGATGCCGAGTCGGAGCTCTCGGGCGGACACGTCGTGATCGAGCTCAACCGCACCCCGCTGCCGGATGCCGCTGCCGTCACGTCCTGGCTCGACGACGAGAAGGGCGTGGAGAGCGGGTTCACCCCGCTCGCGTCCGACGCGACCGCCGCCGTCGATGCCGGCGCGACGGCGACCGCGAGCGTGCCGATCGCCCCCGAAGCGCTCGCCGACCTGACTCCTGGCGTGTACCCGCTGCGTGCCGAGCTGAGCGGCGCCACGACCGGCACGGGTGACGACGCCGAGAGCGCGCACGCCACCGCCACGAGCGTCCTCGTCGTGGCGGCCGGACCTCGTCCTCAGGTCACGGTGCTGGTCCCCATCACGGCGACGCCGGAGGGCGGATCGCTTCTGACCCGCGACGAGCTCATCGAGCTGACCGCGCCAGACGGCGACCTCACGGCGCAGCTCGAAGGCGTGTCGGGCACGTCGGCCGTGCTGGCCATCGATCCGTCGATCCCCGCGGCGATCCGCGCACTCGGCACCTCGGCGCCGACGAGGGTCGCCGAGTGGCTCGATCAGCTCGACGCGCTGCCCAACGAGCGCTTCGCGCTGCAGTTCGGGGATGCCGACGCCACCACGCAGGCGCAGGCGAACCTGCCGGCCCTGCTGCAGCCCACGACGCTCGTGCCGCTGCTCGACCCCGCGAACTTCCAGCCGCAGCCGGGCGCCGCGACCGAGGCTCCCGCTGCCACGCCCACCCCGACACCGAGCGCCGGGCCGCAGCTGCCCGACGACCAGACACTCATGGCGATCGACGGTGCCACGCCCGGCATCCTGTGGCCGAGGCAGGGAGCGACCGCCGACGACCTCACCCGCTTCGCGGCGTACGTCGGCGGATCGGTCACCACCGTGCTGCCGTCGACGGCGTTCACCGAGGTCAGCGGCGGGCACGTGGCGGTGGGTGAGCACGACGTGCTCGTGACGGATGCCGCAGCATCCGAAGCGCTCTCCGACGCCGCCGCCGAGCCGGAGTCCGGGGCCCGCGCACGGTCTCTCGCGGCCGCCGGCGCGTACCTGTTCTTCGCGTCGCAGGCTTCGGGCGGCGCTCCCCTGCTCGTCGGACTCGACCGCGACGACGACCGCTCTGCCACGGCGCTGCGCGACGCGATCTCCGCGGTCGACTCGCCCGGTGTCGGTCTCGCCAGCCTCCGGTCGACCCCTGCCGCACCCGCCACCCTCAGCGGCGATGCGGGCGACGCGCGCGGGGCCTCGCTGCAGGTGCTGCTCGCCGAGGAGAGCCAGCTCGCGGCGTTCTCCAGCATCCTCGAGGAGCCGCAGGTGCTGCTCAGCCCCGAGCGCATCCGGATCCTGCGCGTCATCGCCGTCGGGTCGTCGACCAAGCGGTTCGACGCCGATGTGAGCGAGCACCGCGCGACGACGCGCGAGACGCTGCGGGCGGTGGAGATCCCGCAGTCCAGCACCATCCAGCTGCTCACGGCGAACGCAGACCTGCCCTTCCAGGTGCGCAACGACCTGCCCTGGCCGGTGACCGTGCGCTTGTCGGTGGCCCCGACCGATCCGCGCCTCGAGGTGCAGTCGGTCACGCCGGCGGTGATCCCGGCGAACACCAACACGCGCGTCAAGGTCCCGGTCTCGGCTCGGGTCGGCAGCGGAGAGCTCGACCTTCGTCTGGCGCTCTTCAGCCCCACGGGCGTCGAGCTCGGAGACAGGCAGACGGTGCGGGTCGCCGTGCGCGCCGAGTGGGAGGGGATCGGCCTCACCGTCTTCGGCGCCCTCATCGTGATCCTCGTCGGCCTTGGGGTCGTGCGCACGGTGCGCCGCAAGCGGCGCGAGGCCGACGAGGCGGCCGACGAGGAGTCCGGCACCGCCGGCCACGATCGAGGAGTCGAATGA
- the murJ gene encoding murein biosynthesis integral membrane protein MurJ, translating into MTSLGRSSAILGAGTLISRVTGLLRTIVLVAAIGSIGGAGDAFGVANQLPNNVFTIIQTGILTAVIIPQIVKAGAHSDGGRAYISKLFTLGTVVFLAATAVAIVLAPVLVRIYAKGYAPDQLALATAFAYWCLPQIFFYGLYALIGETLNAKRVFGPYTWAPIANNIVSIAGFLVFIALFGADRSQVESWNPTMIAVLAGTATLGIALQAALLLVSWRRTGLVLKPDFRWRGVGLRHVGTLAGWTFLMVIAGQLAGLVQTTVVSESTGHPSVFFMQAAWLVFMLPYSIFAISIGTPYFTQIAEHAAARRDADVRSDVARCIRVISLFVVGSGVALAVAAVPATRIFTTSSEQAVQAAPVLICYLVGLLPLAVLFIVQRAFYAYGDTRTPFFFTLVQVVLIIGFSVLAGAVAPLSQLAAAIALGQSVAGIVQTVIAVWILRNRLGGLELPSTIRSLVRFAVAAIPAGLAGWGVYLLLGAGDGWTAGNTGANFLDRLLGAVGTGVVGLAAVSVYVAVLLLLRAPELSAATRMLRRFLPGR; encoded by the coding sequence ATGACCAGTCTGGGCCGTTCCAGCGCCATCCTCGGCGCTGGAACCCTGATCTCCCGTGTGACCGGGCTCTTGCGCACGATCGTTCTTGTCGCCGCCATCGGCAGCATCGGCGGAGCAGGCGATGCGTTCGGCGTCGCGAACCAGTTGCCCAACAACGTGTTCACGATCATCCAGACCGGCATCCTCACCGCCGTGATCATTCCGCAGATCGTCAAGGCCGGTGCCCACTCCGACGGCGGCAGGGCCTACATCTCGAAGCTCTTCACACTCGGAACGGTCGTGTTCCTCGCGGCCACGGCTGTGGCGATCGTGCTCGCCCCCGTTCTCGTCCGGATCTACGCGAAGGGCTATGCCCCCGACCAGCTCGCACTGGCGACGGCGTTCGCGTACTGGTGTCTTCCGCAGATCTTCTTCTACGGTCTGTACGCGCTCATCGGCGAGACGCTCAACGCCAAGCGCGTGTTCGGCCCGTACACCTGGGCGCCCATCGCGAACAACATCGTCTCGATCGCGGGGTTCCTCGTCTTCATCGCCCTGTTCGGCGCCGACCGCAGTCAGGTCGAGTCGTGGAATCCGACGATGATCGCCGTCCTCGCCGGCACGGCGACCCTGGGCATCGCCCTGCAGGCAGCGCTGCTGCTGGTCTCCTGGCGTCGCACGGGACTCGTGCTGAAGCCGGACTTCCGGTGGCGCGGTGTCGGCCTGCGGCACGTGGGGACGCTCGCCGGGTGGACGTTCCTCATGGTCATCGCCGGTCAGCTCGCAGGCCTCGTCCAGACGACCGTGGTGTCGGAGTCGACCGGGCATCCCTCGGTGTTCTTCATGCAGGCGGCGTGGCTGGTGTTCATGCTCCCGTACTCGATCTTCGCGATCTCGATCGGCACCCCGTACTTCACGCAGATCGCCGAGCACGCCGCGGCAAGGCGCGACGCCGACGTGCGTTCCGACGTCGCCCGCTGCATCCGCGTCATCTCGCTGTTCGTCGTCGGCTCCGGCGTCGCCCTGGCCGTCGCCGCGGTGCCGGCGACGCGCATCTTCACCACATCCTCGGAGCAGGCCGTGCAGGCCGCCCCAGTGCTGATCTGCTACCTCGTCGGACTTCTGCCGCTGGCGGTCCTGTTCATCGTGCAGCGCGCGTTCTACGCCTACGGCGACACACGCACGCCGTTCTTCTTCACGCTCGTGCAGGTCGTGCTCATCATCGGGTTCTCGGTCCTCGCCGGCGCCGTGGCTCCGCTCAGCCAGCTCGCCGCCGCGATCGCGCTCGGGCAGTCGGTCGCGGGCATCGTGCAGACCGTCATCGCCGTGTGGATCCTCCGCAACCGTCTCGGCGGGCTCGAGCTGCCGTCGACCATCCGCTCGCTCGTGCGTTTCGCCGTCGCCGCGATTCCCGCCGGACTCGCCGGCTGGGGCGTCTACCTGCTGCTCGGGGCGGGCGACGGCTGGACCGCAGGCAACACCGGCGCGAACTTCCTCGACCGCCTGCTCGGCGCCGTCGGCACCGGCGTCGTCGGCCTCGCCGCCGTGAGCGTGTACGTGGCCGTGCTGCTGCTCCTTCGCGCACCCGAGCTCTCCGCCGCCACGCGGATGCTGCGTCGCTTCCTCCCCGGCCGCTGA
- the trxB gene encoding thioredoxin-disulfide reductase — protein MRKVIIIGSGPAGFTAAIYAARANLQPLLIASSVEVGGELMNTTEVENYPGFPEGIQGPELMAKFQEQAEKFGTEVLYDDVTALELDGPVKKVTLGSGAVHETQTLIYATGSAYRKLGIEGEERLSGYGVSWCATCDGFFFREKTIAVVGGGDSAMEEATFLTRFASKVYVIHRKDTLRASKIMQERAFANEKIEFIWNSEVAEILGGDNVTGVQLRSTVDGSLRDLPLDGLFIAIGNDPRTHLVHDKLELTPEGTIWVDGRSSRTSVPGVFAAGDVIDPTYRQAITAAGSGTVAALDAEHFLADLEDASVEVPAAEAAEIITA, from the coding sequence ATGCGCAAGGTCATCATCATCGGCTCCGGCCCGGCCGGCTTCACGGCCGCCATCTACGCGGCCCGCGCGAACCTCCAGCCGCTGCTCATCGCCAGCTCGGTCGAGGTCGGCGGCGAGCTGATGAACACCACCGAGGTCGAGAACTACCCCGGCTTCCCCGAAGGCATCCAGGGTCCCGAGCTCATGGCCAAGTTCCAGGAGCAGGCCGAGAAGTTCGGCACCGAAGTGCTCTACGACGATGTGACCGCGCTCGAACTCGACGGTCCCGTGAAGAAGGTCACCCTGGGGTCCGGCGCCGTGCACGAGACGCAGACTCTCATCTACGCGACCGGATCCGCGTACCGCAAGCTCGGCATCGAGGGCGAGGAGCGCCTGTCGGGCTACGGCGTGTCCTGGTGCGCCACCTGTGACGGCTTCTTCTTCCGCGAGAAAACCATCGCCGTGGTCGGCGGCGGCGACTCCGCCATGGAAGAGGCGACGTTCCTCACGCGCTTCGCGTCGAAGGTGTACGTCATCCACCGCAAGGACACCCTCCGCGCCTCGAAGATCATGCAGGAGCGCGCCTTCGCGAACGAGAAGATCGAGTTCATCTGGAACAGCGAGGTCGCTGAGATCCTCGGCGGCGACAACGTGACCGGCGTGCAGCTGCGCTCGACGGTCGACGGCTCGCTGCGCGACCTCCCCCTCGACGGTCTCTTCATCGCGATCGGCAACGACCCGCGCACGCACCTCGTGCACGACAAGCTCGAGCTCACGCCCGAGGGCACCATCTGGGTCGACGGACGCTCGTCGCGCACGTCGGTCCCTGGTGTGTTCGCCGCCGGCGACGTCATCGACCCGACCTACCGCCAGGCGATCACCGCCGCCGGGTCGGGCACCGTCGCTGCGCTGGATGCCGAGCACTTCCTCGCCGACTTGGAAGACGCCTCGGTCGAGGTCCCGGCTGCCGAGGCCGCCGAGATCATCACGGCCTGA
- the trxA gene encoding thioredoxin — protein MSAKATSQATWEQDVLQAEGPVLVDFWAEWCGPCRMVSPVLDEIQADHPDKITILKLNVDENPQLAMQYQITSIPAMKVFQGGEVKTTIIGAKPKFALEQDLAAFIG, from the coding sequence ATGAGTGCAAAGGCGACGAGCCAGGCGACCTGGGAGCAGGACGTCCTGCAGGCCGAAGGTCCCGTGCTGGTGGACTTCTGGGCCGAATGGTGCGGTCCGTGTCGCATGGTCTCGCCGGTCCTGGACGAGATCCAGGCCGACCACCCCGACAAGATCACCATCCTCAAGCTGAACGTCGACGAGAACCCGCAGCTCGCCATGCAGTACCAGATCACCTCGATCCCGGCGATGAAGGTGTTCCAGGGCGGCGAGGTCAAGACGACCATCATCGGCGCCAAGCCGAAGTTCGCCCTCGAGCAGGATCTGGCCGCGTTCATCGGCTGA
- a CDS encoding tryptophan synthase subunit alpha — translation MTESVPRRASLEVLRAEASDELAVLIQERLLGGEDPWDFMEELPSVDELVVYLLRADNIAANDGVRPNEARHYRVLRQIALEYPELTPAVWGLLDEKQRHRRWDPAVA, via the coding sequence ATGACCGAGTCCGTTCCCCGCCGCGCCAGCCTCGAGGTCCTGCGCGCAGAGGCGTCGGACGAACTCGCGGTTCTCATCCAGGAGCGCCTGCTCGGGGGCGAGGACCCGTGGGACTTCATGGAGGAGCTCCCGAGCGTCGATGAGCTCGTCGTCTACCTGCTGCGCGCCGACAACATCGCGGCGAACGACGGCGTGCGGCCCAACGAGGCGCGGCACTACCGGGTGCTGCGGCAGATCGCCCTCGAGTACCCGGAGCTGACGCCTGCCGTCTGGGGGCTGCTCGACGAGAAGCAGCGGCATCGGCGGTGGGATCCGGCCGTCGCCTGA
- a CDS encoding sugar porter family MFS transporter — protein sequence MSAPSPSASAIRGRVIAVSIAAALGGFLFGFDTAVINGAVDALAGAQSGFDLGVGLKGFAVSSALIGCAVGAWFAGPLANRFGRIPVMVTAAVLFLASSVGSGLAFGVVDLIIWRIVGGFGVGAASVIAPAYIAEVSPARMRGRLGSLQQLAIVTGIFVALLSDALLADVAGGAAKPLWGLTAWRWMFIAEAIPALIYGIMSLRLPESPRYLVAKGEFEKASEILTTVTGTVDVKAKITEITGTINTERSESLRDLRGNRLGLKPIVWVGILLSVFQQFVGINVIFYYSTTLWQSVGFGESQALTITVITSVTNIVVTVVAILLVDRVGRRIMLLVGSVGMTLTLGLMALAFSFGTLENGAVTLPDPWATIALICANAFVVFFGATWGPLVWVLLGEMFPNSIRAGALAVAAAAQWVANFFISTTFPAFAEIGLPFAYGFYAFFALLSFFFVYFKVAETKGKELEEMKDDARVERRRRAERT from the coding sequence ATGTCTGCACCATCACCTTCGGCATCCGCGATACGAGGCCGTGTCATCGCGGTCAGCATCGCGGCGGCGCTGGGAGGCTTCCTGTTCGGGTTCGACACGGCCGTGATCAACGGCGCGGTCGACGCTCTCGCCGGCGCTCAATCCGGCTTCGACCTCGGGGTGGGCCTCAAGGGCTTCGCCGTGTCGTCAGCCCTCATCGGCTGCGCGGTCGGCGCCTGGTTCGCGGGGCCGCTTGCCAACCGGTTCGGCCGGATCCCCGTCATGGTGACAGCCGCCGTGCTCTTCCTCGCGTCCTCGGTGGGATCGGGACTCGCGTTCGGCGTCGTCGACCTCATCATCTGGCGCATCGTGGGCGGCTTCGGCGTCGGCGCGGCATCCGTCATCGCCCCCGCCTACATCGCCGAGGTCTCGCCCGCACGCATGCGCGGCCGACTCGGTTCCCTGCAGCAGCTCGCGATCGTGACGGGCATCTTCGTCGCCCTGCTCTCGGATGCTCTGCTCGCCGATGTCGCGGGAGGCGCGGCCAAGCCCCTGTGGGGCCTCACCGCCTGGCGCTGGATGTTCATCGCCGAAGCGATCCCCGCTCTCATCTACGGAATCATGTCGCTTCGCCTGCCCGAGTCGCCCCGGTACCTCGTGGCGAAGGGCGAGTTCGAGAAGGCATCCGAGATCCTCACGACCGTCACCGGAACGGTCGACGTCAAGGCGAAGATCACCGAGATCACCGGCACCATCAACACCGAGCGCTCCGAGTCGCTGCGTGACCTGCGCGGCAACCGACTCGGCCTCAAGCCCATCGTGTGGGTCGGCATCCTGCTGTCGGTGTTCCAGCAGTTCGTCGGCATCAACGTGATCTTCTACTACTCCACCACGCTGTGGCAGTCGGTGGGCTTCGGCGAATCGCAGGCCCTGACCATCACGGTCATCACCTCGGTGACGAACATCGTCGTCACAGTCGTGGCGATCCTGCTGGTCGACCGCGTCGGACGACGCATCATGCTGCTCGTCGGCTCGGTGGGGATGACCCTCACGCTCGGCCTCATGGCCCTGGCGTTCTCGTTCGGCACACTCGAGAACGGCGCCGTGACCCTTCCCGACCCGTGGGCCACGATCGCTCTCATCTGCGCCAACGCGTTCGTGGTGTTCTTCGGCGCCACGTGGGGACCTCTGGTCTGGGTGCTGCTCGGCGAGATGTTCCCCAACTCGATCAGGGCGGGCGCGCTCGCCGTCGCGGCGGCAGCGCAGTGGGTCGCGAACTTCTTCATCTCGACCACCTTCCCCGCGTTCGCGGAGATCGGGCTGCCGTTCGCGTACGGCTTCTACGCCTTCTTCGCTCTGCTGTCGTTCTTCTTCGTGTACTTCAAGGTCGCGGAGACCAAGGGCAAGGAGCTCGAGGAGATGAAGGACGATGCTCGCGTAGAGCGCCGCAGGCGGGCAGAACGCACGTAG